The Antennarius striatus isolate MH-2024 chromosome 11, ASM4005453v1, whole genome shotgun sequence genome window below encodes:
- the prph2b gene encoding peripherin-2b, translating to MPFMPVKFTLQKRVKLAQALWMLYWLSVIVGILIFSLGIFFKIELRKRSEMMDNNESHLVPNLLILVGLLACGVNAFGGKVCHDSLDPIKFTKWKPMLKTYLLLCCGFNALLVVTALLCFLMQFAMYLTLSDGLKNSIKFYKDTDTPGRCFMKRTLDMTQIEFRCCGNNNFRDWFEVQWISNRYLDMSNDAVKDRVLSNVEGKYLMDSVPFSCCNPGSPRPCIQHHLTNNSAHYDYDHRIEELNIWTRGCREALFSYFSSMMTSIGVLIVATIILETVDMAGLKYLTTALETMEDPDNPECESEGWLLEKGVKETFSEQLAKLKMLGKSNQVEEGGGDAQGAT from the exons ATGCCGTTCATGCCGGTAAAGTTCACCCTGCAGAAGCGGGTGAAGCTGGCTCAGGCTCTATGGATGCTCTACTGGCTCTCGGTCATCGTGGGCATCCTCATCTTCAGCCTCGGCATCTTCTTCAAGATCGAGCTGAGGAAGAGAAGCGAAATGATGGACAACAATGAGAGCCATTTAGTGCCCAACCTGTTGATCCTGGTGGGCTTGCTGGCTTGCGGGGTCAACGCCTTCGGAGGGAAGGTCTGCCACGACTCCCTGGACCCCATCAAGTTCACCAAGTGGAAGCCGATGCTGAAGACGTACCTGCTGCTGTGCTGCGGCTTCAACGCGCTGCTGGTGGTCACGGCCTTACTCTGCTTCCTGATGCAGTTCGCCATGTACCTGACGCTGTCCGACGGCCTGAAGAACAGCATCAAGTTCTACAAGGACACGGACACGCCGGGGCGCTGCTTCATGAAGAGGACTCTGGATATGACGCAGATCGAGTTCCGCTGCTGCGGCAACAACAACTTCAGGGACTGGTTCGAGGTGCAGTGGATCAGCAACCGCTACCTGGACATGAGCAACGACGCAGTCAAAGA TCGTGTCCTCAGTAACGTGGAGGGGAAGTACCTGATGGACAGCGTCCCCTTCAGCTGCTGTAACCCCGGGTCACCGCGGCCCTGCATCCAGCATCACCTGACCAATAACTCCGCCCACTACGACTACGACCACCGCATCGAGGAACTCAACATCTGGACCCGGGGCTGCCGCGAGGCCCTGTTCTCCTACTTCAGCAGCATGATGACTAGCATTGGCGTGCTAATTGTTGCTACCATCATCCTGGAG acggtGGACATGGCGGGGCTGAAGTACCTGACCACGGCCCTGGAGACGATGGAGGACCCCGATAACCCCGAGTGTGAGAGCGAGGGCTGGCTGCTGGAGAAGGGCGTGAAGGAGACGTTCAGCGAGCAGCTGGCCAAGCTGAAGATGCTCGGCAAGTCCAACCAGGTGGAGGAAGGGGGCGGGGACGCACAGGGGGCCACCTGa
- the LOC137603336 gene encoding zinc finger protein 135, protein MEDTETELTVSESDALGADFITVELDTQPIEYVVKWAEVGSKFTISCVKKDDDASELTADQLKIETDEAFFAPYEEVYPCEVTEQSVEIKTDSDEEEEDDDEEEGPGGEALVEAGSSQLDGGLDSDQADFEPDERQYRCSYCGKCYSHASSLYRHQQTHTGKGGAPPPAKRALEPAHQEARYTCPHCGMTFKGSRMLGSHLRLHGKRRIHPCNICGKEFNHSSSLSRHRLIHKKGKGLPKDAAAALGANMAALRHSLKPGAKNKRTKRRQQQHAAVVGVATAGVATVGGDKFYACPQCDMSFRTSTQLNKHQVTHVKELLGGFTPGKENLGESSSDLKIRLKLCSRDKPNFYTLCKKNRRRRRGGAGRGKRGPALSDEEEEEEEEAGMMAGGGGGRGGGRHGCGHCGKSFSHASSLARHQQTHRGAGGGVGGGRGKLQQHQKQLHVKAGHATAVAKSKTYTCAACNKTFMHSSSFSRHKKAHLEDENRAAAPKRRKRPVLDETAPLESDSE, encoded by the exons ATGGAGGACACAGAGACGGAGCTGACGGTGTCGGAGTCCGACGCCCTGGGCGCCGACTTCATCACGGTGGAGCTGGACACGCAGCCTATCGAGTACGTGGTAAAGTGGGCAGAGGTGGGGTCAAAGTTCACCATCTCCTGCGTGAAGAAGGACGACGACGCGTCGGAGCTGACGGCCGACCAGCTGAAGATCGAGACGGACGAGGCGTTCTTCGCGCCGTACGAGGAGGTGTACCCGTGCGAGGTGACGGAGCAGAGCGTGGAGATCAAGACCGACtcggacgaggaggaggaggacgacgacGAGGAGGAGGGGCCCGGCGGCGAGGCGCTGGTGGAGGCGGGGAGCAGCCAGCTGGACGGCGGGCTGGACTCGGACCAGGCCGACTTTGAGCCGGACGAGCGGCAGTACCGCTGCAGCTACTGCGGGAAGTGTTACAGCCACGCCTCCAGCCTCTACCGCCACCAGCAGACGCACACTGGCAAGGGCggggccccgccccccgccaaACGCGCCCTGGAGCCGGCGCATCAGGAGGCGCGCTACACCTGCCCCCACTGCGGGATGACCTTCAAAGGCAGCAG GATGCTGGGTAGCCATCTGCGTCTCCACGGGAAGCGGCGGATCCACCCGTGCAACATCTGCGGGAAGGAGTTCAACCACAGCTCCAGCCTGTCGCGCCACCGCCTCATCCACAAGAAGGGCAAGGGCCTCCCCAaggacgccgccgccgccctgGGCGCCAACATGGCCGCCCTGCGCCACTCGCTCAAACCTGGTGCCAAGAACAAGCGGACCAagcggcggcagcagcagcacgcGGCGGTGGTGGGCGTGGCGACGGCGGGCGTGGCGACGGTGGGCGGGGACAAGTTCTACGCCTGCCCGCAGTGCGACATGAGCTTCCGGACATCGACGCAGCTGAACAAGCATCAGGTGACCCACGTGAAGGAGCTGCTGGGCGGCTTCACGCCCGGGAAGGAGAACCTGGGCGAGAGCTCGTCCGACCTGAAGATCCGCCTCAAGCTCTGCTCGCGCGACAAGCCCAACTTCTACACGCTCTGCAAGAAGAACCGGCGCCGCCGCCGGGGCGGGGCTGGGCGCGGCAAGCGGGGCCCCGCCCTCtcagacgaggaggaggaggaagaagaagaggcggGAATGAtggcgggaggaggaggaggaagaggaggcgggcGCCACGGCTGCGGCCACTGCGGGAAGAGCTTCAGCCACGCCTCCAGCCTGGCGCGGCACCAGCAGACCcacaggggggcggggggaggagtgggcggggggcggggcaaGCTCCAGCAGCATCAGAAGCAGCTGCATGTGAAGGCGGGGCACGCCACCGCTGTCGCCAAGAGCAAGACGTACACCTGCGCCGCCTGCAACAAGACCTTCATGCACTCGTCCAGCTTCTCGCGCCACAAGAAAGCCCACCTGGAGGACGAGAACCGGGCCGCCGCCCCCAAACGCCGGAAGAGGCCGGTGCTGGACGAGACCGCCCCCCTGGAGTCCGACTCGGAGTGA